From the Candidatus Deferrimicrobium sp. genome, the window GGTCCTTCCTCCGTCGACCTTTCAGCCAGCGCCGACAGGATCGGGAGGAGCTTTTTCGCGAGGGCGCGCATCGGCCGATTCCGTTCGAAGTTCCCCCGCAGGTGGGCGACCGTCGGCGGGATGAAGCGAAGGTAGATCCTCTTTCCGCGGTTATGCGCCTGGTTGCCGAAGGTCCCGATCGCTTTCACGTTGCGTTGAAGCGCGGCCAGATCGAATCGCCAGGCGAAGGCGCCGGGGTCCCCCGCGGCGCCGCGCAGCTCCGCCGTGGCGGCGTGCCGCCAGGCGTAGCGAAGATCCTCGACAGCATCCTCCGGCAAGGTGACGTAGGAGTCGCGCAGCAGCGAGGCCAGGTCGTAGAAGACGTTTCCCATCCGTGCGTCCTGGAAGTCGAGGACCCGCAGGTTCCGGTGGCCGGGGGTCATCGCGGATCCGAGTACCATCACGTTCCGGCTGTGGTAGTCCCGGTGGGCGAGCACACGCGGGAAGGCGGACAGCTGTTCGAGGAACGGAAGGAAGAGATCCCCGATCTCCCGCTCCTCCCGGTCGGACAACCGGATCCCGCCGAATTCCCGCACGGCGTGCCGGAAAAAGAAGTCGATCTCATCGGCGAACTTCGCGACGTCGAAGGAGAGGCGCCTGGGGATCGCCTTGCCGTCGAGCGCGCGTGTACCCTCGGACTGGATCCGTACCAGAATCTCGACGCACTGCTCGTAAAGCGGCAGGCAGGGGCGCACTCCATGGCCGCGAACCGCGTCCTCCAGCATCGTGTCCCCCGCGTCTTCGAGGAAGAGGAGGTTCGCCTCCGGGTCGGACCGGTACACGGCCGGGACGGGGACTCCGGCGGCCGTCAGGTAACGGTGGACGTTCAGGAAGGGAAGTTCCGTCTCCGGCGTCATCTCGCCCGGGTACCGCATCACGACGACGGAGGAGAGAGGAGCGCCCGCTTCGATGCGGACACGGTAGTAGCGGCGTGTGGAGGCGTCCCCCGCGAGTTCGGAAATCCTGGCCGAGGTCGGGTCCGCGGCGGGAAACAGGGCGGCAAGCCCGGCGCGCAGCGCCGCGAGGTCGATCCCTTCCGTCAAGGGGTTCCCCGGAAGATCCGGTCGAGGGAAGCGCGGCAATCGGAGAGGATCTGGTCGAAGTCCCTGTACGGCGGGTTCTCCCCTCGCGTGTAATCCCGAAGTTCCACGGTAAAGGGACCTTCGAAGCCGGTTTCCCGCAGCGCCTTCGTCACGCTGTTCCAGGGGATCGCCCCTTTTCCCGGCACGAGGTGTTCGTCCTTTTCCCCGCGGTTGTCCGATGCGTGCACGTGGATCAGGCGTGGGCCCGCCGCGTGCACGGCG encodes:
- a CDS encoding aminoglycoside phosphotransferase family protein; the encoded protein is MTEGIDLAALRAGLAALFPAADPTSARISELAGDASTRRYYRVRIEAGAPLSSVVVMRYPGEMTPETELPFLNVHRYLTAAGVPVPAVYRSDPEANLLFLEDAGDTMLEDAVRGHGVRPCLPLYEQCVEILVRIQSEGTRALDGKAIPRRLSFDVAKFADEIDFFFRHAVREFGGIRLSDREEREIGDLFLPFLEQLSAFPRVLAHRDYHSRNVMVLGSAMTPGHRNLRVLDFQDARMGNVFYDLASLLRDSYVTLPEDAVEDLRYAWRHAATAELRGAAGDPGAFAWRFDLAALQRNVKAIGTFGNQAHNRGKRIYLRFIPPTVAHLRGNFERNRPMRALAKKLLPILSALAERSTEEGPA